In Spirosoma aureum, a single genomic region encodes these proteins:
- a CDS encoding Ppx/GppA phosphatase family protein gives MKQAIIDLGTNTFHLLIVEKADSAYKILFRESRPAKIGQAGINQGIITEEGIGRALDVLRYFRQVLDQYSVAPEQIVAMGTSAIRVARNQREFIDCVQQATGIPIQVISGESEAEYIYKGVRFAGALTDSTALVMDIGGGSVEFILSNQSRVFWKQSFEIGGQRLRERFMTNDPIAASSIRRLHDYFQEQLLPLANAIHQYHPAVLVGSSGSFDTLVDMWFMHEHGHLPDPEQSTFALPVAEFYRAYELLVTRNHADRMQIPGMIELRVDMIVVAVCLIDYVLKTYGISHIQTSTYSLKEGVLASLL, from the coding sequence ATGAAGCAAGCTATTATTGACTTAGGAACCAATACATTTCACCTGCTTATCGTCGAAAAAGCCGACTCAGCGTATAAGATCTTGTTCCGCGAAAGCCGCCCGGCTAAAATTGGACAGGCGGGCATTAATCAGGGCATTATCACCGAAGAGGGCATCGGTCGTGCGCTGGATGTGCTGAGGTATTTCCGGCAAGTGCTCGATCAATATAGTGTAGCGCCAGAGCAGATCGTAGCCATGGGTACAAGTGCCATCCGTGTCGCCCGTAATCAGCGTGAGTTTATCGACTGTGTCCAACAGGCAACCGGCATTCCGATTCAGGTTATCTCGGGTGAGTCGGAGGCTGAATACATTTACAAAGGTGTACGCTTTGCCGGAGCGCTAACCGACTCAACGGCACTGGTGATGGATATCGGCGGTGGTAGTGTCGAGTTTATTCTGAGCAACCAGAGCCGGGTTTTCTGGAAACAGAGTTTTGAGATTGGGGGCCAACGTTTACGGGAACGGTTTATGACGAACGACCCCATTGCTGCCAGTAGCATTCGCCGACTGCACGACTATTTTCAGGAACAATTACTACCACTGGCGAATGCCATTCACCAGTACCATCCGGCGGTATTAGTTGGCTCATCGGGTTCGTTCGATACGCTGGTCGATATGTGGTTCATGCACGAACACGGTCACTTACCCGATCCAGAACAAAGCACGTTTGCATTGCCAGTTGCTGAGTTTTACCGCGCCTATGAATTACTCGTTACCCGCAATCATGCCGATCGTATGCAGATTCCGGGCATGATTGAACTACGCGTCGATATGATCGTTGTGGCGGTTTGCCTGATTGATTACGTACTAAAAACATATGGTATTTCGCATATTCAAACGTCTACCTATTCCCTGAAAGAAGGCGTTTTAGCGTCGCTCCTTTAA
- a CDS encoding bile acid:sodium symporter family protein — protein sequence MKAETNERSSYRNLIYTALIIVSVIVALTFPGPFTEINGFPLKKLIVPLLQIIMLGMGTTMSIKDFESVIQQPRAVFIGVSCHFLIMPLLGFTLANVFSFPPEIAAGVVLIGCSPSGLASNVMCFIAKANVPLSITITTLATLLAPFLMPALMKLLAGQFIQISLWDMMIHITEIVIVPVVVGLILNRIFHKSAVMINRVMPLLSMAGIVLIVAIITAAGRDSLLTVGWTLALCVLIHNLTGFTLGYWAARLFGMDEQSCRTVAIEVGLQNGGLASGIAVQMGKVATVGLAPALFGPIMNTTGSLLATYWSQHPPKEIAIDNTSPQSMKAQDA from the coding sequence ATGAAAGCCGAAACCAATGAACGCTCGTCGTATCGGAATTTGATTTATACTGCATTGATCATTGTGTCTGTAATCGTGGCGCTAACCTTTCCGGGGCCATTCACAGAGATCAATGGTTTTCCGCTAAAAAAACTGATTGTTCCTTTGCTGCAGATCATTATGCTGGGCATGGGTACAACCATGTCAATCAAGGATTTCGAGAGCGTTATTCAGCAACCACGAGCTGTATTCATTGGCGTGTCATGCCACTTTCTTATTATGCCGCTGTTGGGTTTTACCTTAGCCAACGTATTTAGTTTCCCCCCCGAAATTGCTGCAGGTGTTGTGCTGATTGGTTGCTCACCGAGCGGGCTGGCCTCGAACGTAATGTGTTTTATAGCCAAAGCCAATGTGCCCCTCTCAATCACAATCACAACACTGGCAACGTTGCTGGCTCCCTTCCTGATGCCTGCCCTGATGAAATTGCTGGCCGGGCAGTTTATACAGATTTCGCTTTGGGATATGATGATCCATATTACCGAGATTGTGATTGTGCCGGTAGTAGTCGGACTGATTCTGAACCGTATTTTCCACAAATCAGCCGTCATGATCAACCGCGTTATGCCCCTGCTTTCCATGGCAGGCATCGTACTTATCGTTGCGATTATCACGGCGGCCGGGCGCGACAGCCTGCTTACGGTTGGCTGGACGCTGGCTCTCTGCGTTCTGATTCACAACCTGACGGGCTTCACATTGGGCTATTGGGCGGCCCGACTATTTGGTATGGATGAGCAAAGTTGCCGTACGGTTGCTATTGAAGTAGGGTTACAAAACGGCGGGCTGGCATCTGGCATTGCGGTGCAGATGGGCAAAGTTGCTACCGTAGGGCTTGCTCCTGCCCTGTTCGGCCCAATTATGAATACAACCGGCTCACTACTAGCCACCTACTGGAGTCAGCATCCACCGAAAGAAATAGCGATTGACAATACATCACCCCAGTCAATGAAAGCACAGGACGCTTGA
- a CDS encoding MarR family winged helix-turn-helix transcriptional regulator translates to MDADNYCIAGRLRMLARIVTSRYNEAFAPLGVTLAQAGLLMNIFARPGVRQAQLGKLLQIEKSAMNRDVQLLQKNGWLTDNLRNGLYLTSEGTVLAKQCHKIWKVMNQTVRDDLGQDAVGGLTILSEKLIAKS, encoded by the coding sequence ATGGATGCTGATAATTATTGCATAGCCGGGCGGCTCAGAATGCTGGCCCGAATTGTAACGAGTCGGTATAACGAAGCTTTCGCACCGCTCGGTGTAACATTGGCGCAGGCGGGTTTATTGATGAATATCTTCGCACGACCGGGTGTAAGGCAGGCCCAACTGGGGAAATTGTTGCAGATCGAAAAATCGGCTATGAACCGGGATGTGCAACTGCTGCAAAAAAACGGCTGGCTGACTGACAATCTACGGAATGGCCTTTACCTGACTAGCGAAGGAACGGTCCTGGCCAAACAATGCCACAAAATCTGGAAGGTTATGAATCAGACGGTTCGCGATGACCTTGGCCAGGACGCGGTAGGCGGTCTGACGATACTTTCTGAAAAATTAATTGCTAAATCATAG
- a CDS encoding DinB family protein produces MKTELLTQLWSQHQQIIQAALSKLNDENRKNRLIAETASVGFIALHMAETMLFFSAFLFKSPVDFRPLTLRMTDEGHDIELNRINTLMQQAMAILTDAFSGLIDEQWNEVLQSPFGELTRQQALVRLMHHNSHHIGQIVQAMKKGKEFVL; encoded by the coding sequence ATGAAAACCGAACTGCTTACCCAACTCTGGAGCCAGCACCAGCAGATTATTCAGGCTGCACTTAGCAAGCTAAACGACGAAAACCGTAAAAATCGACTCATCGCTGAAACGGCCTCCGTAGGATTTATCGCCCTGCATATGGCCGAAACAATGTTGTTTTTTTCGGCCTTTTTGTTCAAGTCGCCGGTCGATTTCAGACCCTTAACCCTACGCATGACCGACGAAGGACACGACATTGAATTGAACCGGATAAACACCCTGATGCAGCAAGCCATGGCTATACTGACTGATGCTTTTTCAGGGTTAATTGATGAGCAATGGAATGAAGTTCTCCAGTCGCCATTTGGTGAACTAACCCGTCAACAGGCCCTGGTCAGGTTAATGCATCATAATTCACACCACATCGGGCAAATTGTGCAGGCAATGAAAAAAGGGAAAGAATTTGTCCTTTGA
- a CDS encoding PaaI family thioesterase, protein MVPNELEQTERTRTYSWEDQSIGAKIGATLSGMDYLLGMMAGKYPAPAIAHTLDMGLESVEAGKVIFSIVPQEFHYNPIGAVHGGVFCTMLDSALACAIHSTLPAGTGYTTLELKVNLVRPLTVNTGKVLAIGTLIHAGRTIATAEGKIVDEQGKLYAHATTTCMLFPWK, encoded by the coding sequence ATGGTACCGAATGAACTTGAGCAGACAGAACGCACTCGTACCTATTCATGGGAAGACCAATCGATTGGCGCGAAAATAGGCGCTACTTTATCCGGAATGGATTATCTGTTGGGCATGATGGCGGGAAAATACCCGGCTCCCGCCATTGCCCATACGCTCGATATGGGTCTTGAATCGGTCGAAGCGGGCAAGGTCATCTTCTCAATCGTGCCGCAGGAGTTTCATTATAATCCAATCGGAGCGGTTCACGGTGGTGTTTTCTGCACCATGCTCGACTCGGCTTTAGCCTGCGCGATTCACTCAACCTTACCGGCCGGTACGGGTTATACGACACTCGAATTGAAGGTTAATCTGGTTCGGCCATTAACGGTCAATACGGGCAAAGTGCTGGCAATCGGGACGCTCATCCACGCGGGTCGGACGATAGCCACTGCCGAAGGTAAAATCGTGGATGAGCAGGGCAAGCTTTACGCACACGCCACCACAACCTGTATGCTATTTCCCTGGAAATAA
- a CDS encoding alpha/beta hydrolase, whose amino-acid sequence MIEHHLSVKRTARYYTIGALTDRTKNIWFCLHGFGQLAQYFGRKFTSLSDDQTLIIVPEGLSRLYLDNDYQRIGASWLTREDRECEISDFLAYLNSLYDLILEGHSTDDLHVTLLGFSQGAATACRWLNDSHIRANRLILWAGYFPNGLRELIDPDKLKNVDTHYVYGRQDQYIAQLDNVDRYLYQLQIDAPGLKITPFNGGHQVNPDVLTELVAGS is encoded by the coding sequence ATGATCGAGCATCACCTCAGTGTCAAGCGTACGGCCCGCTATTACACGATTGGCGCCTTAACTGACCGCACAAAAAATATCTGGTTTTGCCTTCATGGATTTGGGCAGCTAGCCCAGTATTTCGGCCGCAAGTTTACCAGCCTGTCAGACGATCAGACACTTATAATTGTACCTGAGGGACTATCCCGATTGTATTTAGACAATGATTATCAACGCATTGGGGCTTCATGGTTAACACGCGAGGATCGGGAATGTGAGATCAGTGACTTTTTAGCCTATCTGAATTCACTGTATGATCTTATTTTAGAGGGCCATTCTACCGACGATCTGCACGTTACGCTGCTTGGTTTTTCGCAAGGCGCAGCCACTGCCTGCCGGTGGCTGAATGATAGCCACATCCGTGCTAATCGATTAATTCTTTGGGCTGGGTATTTTCCGAATGGCTTGCGCGAGTTGATTGACCCCGATAAACTCAAAAATGTTGATACACACTACGTTTATGGCCGACAAGATCAATACATTGCCCAATTAGACAATGTTGACCGGTATTTATACCAGCTCCAGATCGATGCCCCAGGGCTGAAAATAACCCCTTTTAACGGCGGCCATCAGGTAAATCCAGATGTCCTGACCGAACTTGTTGCGGGCTCATAG
- a CDS encoding alpha/beta fold hydrolase produces the protein MSILTRNNVRLLGNQQADKTLVFAHGFGTDQTAWSEVAPAFFDDCRVVLFDYVGANEKTVPFFNVKKYRQLYSYADDILDIFEELDLKDVIFVGHSAGGMSGTLAALQEPTWFSRLVLLNSSPCYVNEENYVGGFSTESLDDLFAQMESNFHAWASGFAPMVMANADRPQFASAFAKTLSAMRPDVALAIAKVIFYSDHRTDITRLPHQTLLVQGKVDIAVPVDVSYYMEKHMPNAILTFINTEGHLPHISGAQEVIQAIKPFVN, from the coding sequence ATGTCTATACTCACCAGAAATAATGTACGACTGCTTGGCAATCAGCAAGCTGACAAAACATTAGTGTTTGCTCATGGGTTTGGCACCGATCAAACGGCCTGGAGTGAGGTGGCTCCTGCATTTTTTGACGATTGCCGGGTTGTTTTATTTGATTATGTAGGTGCCAACGAAAAAACTGTCCCATTCTTTAACGTAAAAAAATACCGGCAGTTATACTCATACGCTGACGATATTCTGGACATATTTGAAGAGCTCGACTTAAAAGATGTCATCTTTGTTGGTCACTCGGCTGGTGGTATGAGTGGAACGCTGGCAGCCCTTCAGGAGCCAACCTGGTTTTCACGGCTCGTGTTATTAAATTCTTCGCCATGCTATGTCAACGAAGAGAACTATGTAGGTGGTTTTAGTACAGAGTCACTGGACGATCTTTTCGCCCAAATGGAAAGCAATTTTCACGCTTGGGCCAGCGGTTTTGCCCCAATGGTCATGGCTAATGCAGACCGTCCTCAGTTTGCTTCAGCGTTTGCTAAAACTCTGTCAGCGATGCGTCCCGATGTAGCGCTGGCAATTGCAAAAGTTATTTTTTACTCCGATCATAGAACCGATATTACCCGTTTACCACACCAGACCCTATTGGTTCAGGGCAAAGTAGACATTGCCGTTCCGGTTGATGTAAGTTATTATATGGAGAAACATATGCCTAATGCGATACTGACTTTTATCAATACAGAAGGCCATCTGCCACATATAAGTGGTGCCCAAGAGGTTATTCAGGCAATCAAGCCTTTTGTCAATTAA
- a CDS encoding sensor histidine kinase: MIDFKALEKRFRTIEATEIGPKLQEAYIAEVLSFLNADGCYILQERDEWTATVQFSSLAKSAALPLNPAQLNDLTQENSFFFDPNFTPRRALKGLLGSYRQVAGFRLSNYTFKGWILIGWKMQTDILPDEVEDILYRFGDKVLISSLSLQRIALEQQYRFLFGIVPQAVVLVNEEDETSWVNQAAIELLDLEQGDLRPPPANLSLGMLKLRNQALNLDAINHTAAEFIHNPNFSIKEWLWIFSDRILSVLTRPIFSPYFKGRIWLFNDVTELYHKNQQLSDANREIENLISVIAHDLKSPLATLSFIFNFLPMNGPLNEEQNENIEYGQKTIKRGLNLIDSIVYFNKLITSNLPVQMEDIELNDLIDVIVSGFSAQAYQKEITLHTEHTDQSVLLHSDPESLVRILDNLISNAVKFSPFGRSIYIQLALRDNQLTIAVKDEGPGLSPDDRMKLFKRFQRLSAQPTNNEGSSGLGLSIVKALTEKLGATIEVDSELSQGTTFRLVFPAEFVRVSNHLTAN, translated from the coding sequence ATGATTGATTTTAAAGCTCTGGAAAAACGTTTCCGCACTATTGAAGCCACCGAAATCGGTCCGAAACTACAGGAAGCTTATATAGCCGAAGTTCTCTCGTTCCTGAATGCGGATGGCTGTTACATTTTGCAGGAACGCGATGAGTGGACAGCTACTGTACAATTTTCCAGTTTGGCAAAATCAGCTGCATTACCGCTCAATCCAGCACAACTAAACGATCTTACGCAGGAAAACTCTTTTTTTTTCGATCCTAACTTTACGCCAAGACGTGCCCTGAAAGGATTACTTGGCTCCTACCGGCAGGTGGCAGGCTTTCGATTAAGCAATTATACGTTTAAAGGCTGGATACTGATCGGCTGGAAAATGCAAACTGATATTCTGCCCGACGAGGTTGAGGATATACTCTATCGGTTTGGCGATAAAGTGTTGATCAGTAGCTTATCGCTCCAGCGGATTGCCTTAGAACAACAGTATCGGTTTTTGTTCGGCATTGTTCCGCAAGCGGTTGTGCTTGTTAACGAAGAAGACGAAACAAGCTGGGTCAATCAGGCCGCCATTGAGCTACTGGATCTGGAACAGGGCGACCTTCGCCCACCGCCAGCCAACTTGTCCCTGGGGATGCTGAAGCTCCGCAACCAGGCCCTGAATCTGGATGCCATTAACCATACGGCTGCCGAGTTTATTCATAATCCGAACTTTAGCATCAAAGAATGGCTCTGGATATTTTCTGATCGGATTCTGTCGGTTCTGACAAGGCCCATTTTTTCTCCCTATTTCAAAGGACGAATCTGGCTATTCAATGATGTAACCGAATTATACCATAAAAACCAGCAACTTTCAGACGCCAATCGCGAAATCGAAAACCTGATTAGCGTTATTGCACATGATCTAAAATCACCACTGGCTACACTTAGCTTTATCTTCAATTTCCTGCCCATGAATGGGCCCCTGAACGAAGAGCAAAACGAGAACATCGAATATGGTCAAAAAACCATTAAACGTGGCCTCAACCTCATCGATAGTATTGTTTATTTCAACAAACTCATCACCTCGAATCTGCCCGTGCAAATGGAAGATATCGAGCTGAATGACCTGATCGATGTCATCGTATCCGGCTTCTCGGCACAGGCTTATCAAAAAGAAATTACGCTACATACCGAACACACGGACCAGTCGGTATTACTACACTCTGACCCCGAATCGCTGGTCCGTATTCTTGACAATCTCATCAGCAATGCCGTAAAATTCTCGCCATTCGGGCGAAGCATATATATTCAGCTCGCCTTACGGGATAACCAGCTAACAATTGCGGTGAAAGATGAAGGGCCGGGTCTCTCGCCCGACGATCGTATGAAATTATTCAAGCGTTTTCAACGCTTATCGGCCCAGCCTACCAACAACGAAGGTTCATCGGGTTTAGGCTTATCCATCGTAAAAGCACTTACCGAAAAATTGGGCGCAACAATTGAGGTCGATAGCGAACTAAGCCAGGGAACCACATTCCGATTAGTCTTTCCGGCGGAGTTTGTCCGTGTCAGCAATCATCTGACGGCTAATTGA
- a CDS encoding carboxylesterase family protein — protein sequence MSSRTLLPIFCVILLFLSYAGYSQPASKAKSKVKYNYLLYLPNDYAATKASYPLIIYLHGGSQRGNDLMKLKTYGLPQQVDKGKDFQFIIASPQCPDGKFWSTDNWFEPLYDELTTKYSIDPKRVYLTGISIGGYGTWQTAVAYPDKFAAIVPLCGGCDDSTQVCTIKHIPIWTFHGTADNVIPINETEQLVKRLEQCGGRVKFTRLEKEGHGIQYLYEEKSIYDWLLQQHK from the coding sequence ATGTCTTCACGCACACTCCTGCCTATTTTCTGTGTCATACTCCTTTTCCTCAGCTATGCTGGTTATTCACAGCCAGCGTCGAAAGCGAAGTCTAAAGTAAAATATAATTACCTGCTTTATTTGCCCAACGATTATGCAGCAACCAAAGCCAGTTATCCGCTGATCATTTATCTGCATGGTGGATCTCAACGGGGCAATGACTTAATGAAACTCAAGACCTACGGCCTACCCCAACAAGTCGATAAAGGCAAGGATTTTCAGTTTATCATTGCATCGCCCCAGTGTCCGGATGGTAAATTCTGGTCGACCGACAATTGGTTTGAACCACTCTATGATGAGTTGACAACGAAATATAGTATTGATCCCAAACGAGTTTATTTAACAGGAATAAGTATCGGTGGTTACGGAACCTGGCAAACGGCGGTAGCGTACCCAGATAAATTTGCGGCCATTGTCCCGTTGTGCGGTGGTTGCGACGATTCAACGCAGGTGTGTACAATTAAACACATCCCGATCTGGACGTTTCATGGAACAGCCGACAACGTGATTCCAATTAACGAAACAGAGCAGTTGGTTAAGCGGCTGGAGCAGTGTGGGGGACGCGTGAAATTTACCCGATTAGAAAAGGAAGGCCACGGCATTCAGTATCTCTATGAAGAAAAATCCATTTACGACTGGTTGCTTCAACAACATAAATGA
- a CDS encoding Gfo/Idh/MocA family protein encodes MHSFNINRRRFLQGTTASLALSTFGARGLDLINPAKTLRVGLIGTGWYGKSDLFRLIQVAPVEVLALCDVDKNMMAGAAKLVSQRQKSGKTPRLYGDYRKMLAENEFDIVLIGTPDHWHALQTIDTIKAGANVYVQKPISVDVMEGEAMVAAARKYNKVVQVGTQRKSTPHLIDAKKNIVDAGLLGKISHVEMCCYIHMRNNANPPLQPVPDFLDYEMWTGPAPLRPYDGLPHVRWWRTFMEYGNGITGDMCVHMFDTVRWMLKLGWPKRISSTGGIYVQKEGKSNISDTQSALFEYDGLNCVWQHRTWGTPNNPNYPWSFTLYGDKGTLWASTMAYDFIPEGKDGQKIHKDVVYEKEKYPEDVTEPTEPKIELNAAPATRLHMLNFLDAIDKGTRPVADIEEGHISTASCILANLSMKTGRPIVYDPQKREIVGDREANGLLVRPYRQPWVHPDPTKV; translated from the coding sequence ATGCATAGTTTCAACATCAATCGTCGCCGTTTTCTTCAGGGGACTACGGCTTCACTTGCCCTTAGTACGTTTGGAGCCAGAGGTTTGGATCTGATTAATCCCGCAAAAACGCTCCGTGTGGGTTTAATCGGAACAGGGTGGTATGGTAAAAGTGATTTATTTCGACTGATTCAGGTAGCACCGGTTGAGGTTCTGGCGCTCTGTGATGTTGACAAAAACATGATGGCTGGGGCGGCAAAACTTGTAAGCCAACGCCAGAAGTCAGGCAAGACCCCTCGCCTATATGGTGATTATCGGAAAATGCTGGCTGAAAATGAATTTGATATTGTGCTGATTGGTACGCCCGATCACTGGCATGCCCTGCAAACAATCGATACCATAAAAGCAGGCGCTAATGTATATGTACAAAAGCCAATTAGTGTAGATGTTATGGAGGGCGAAGCGATGGTAGCGGCTGCCCGTAAATACAATAAGGTTGTGCAGGTTGGTACACAGCGCAAGAGCACTCCTCACCTGATTGATGCAAAAAAGAATATTGTAGACGCTGGCTTACTGGGTAAAATATCGCACGTAGAAATGTGCTGTTATATCCACATGCGTAACAATGCTAATCCTCCTTTACAGCCAGTGCCCGATTTCCTGGATTACGAAATGTGGACTGGCCCTGCTCCTTTGCGTCCCTATGATGGCCTGCCGCACGTACGCTGGTGGCGTACCTTTATGGAGTATGGCAATGGGATCACAGGCGATATGTGCGTCCATATGTTCGATACGGTTCGCTGGATGCTAAAGTTGGGGTGGCCCAAGCGTATCAGTTCCACGGGGGGTATTTATGTGCAGAAAGAAGGGAAATCAAATATTTCTGACACACAGTCTGCCTTATTTGAATACGATGGCCTGAACTGTGTCTGGCAGCACCGGACTTGGGGAACGCCCAATAACCCTAATTATCCCTGGTCGTTTACGCTATATGGCGACAAAGGAACGTTATGGGCCAGCACAATGGCCTACGATTTTATTCCTGAAGGAAAAGACGGGCAAAAGATTCACAAAGATGTTGTCTATGAAAAAGAGAAATATCCGGAGGATGTGACTGAGCCGACGGAGCCTAAAATTGAATTGAATGCGGCTCCTGCCACACGCCTGCACATGCTTAATTTTCTGGATGCGATCGATAAAGGCACCCGCCCGGTAGCAGACATTGAAGAGGGACATATATCGACTGCCAGTTGTATTCTGGCCAACCTGTCCATGAAAACCGGACGGCCAATTGTCTATGATCCTCAGAAGCGCGAAATCGTTGGCGATCGCGAAGCGAATGGGCTTCTTGTTCGGCCTTATCGTCAGCCCTGGGTACACCCAGACCCTACTAAAGTGTAG
- a CDS encoding alkaline phosphatase family protein yields the protein MQKTVVLDVVGLSYSLIGEHTPFLKQWFASKHQATIDPMLPALTTSVQSTYVTGKWPSETGIVGNGWYDRIDSEVKFWKQSNKLVAGEKIWERARKVDPNFTVSKMFWWYNMYSTADFSATPRPQYPSDGLKIPDCYTHPGDLRDKLQKELGTFPLFQFWGPATTIKCTRWIADASMLVDQWHNPTLTLIYLPHLDYCLQKFGQDFSKIANDLREIDDVCRDLINYYEKQNAEVIVLSEYGITNVSKPIHINRILREAGMIRYREERGLEMFDAGASPAFATPDHQIAHVYINDPSVFGKVRSLLESTPGIQLVLDKEQQKEYHIDHERSGDLVVMADADSWFTYYYWLDDARAPDYARLVAIHQKPGYDPVEMFMDQTNPLIKLKAGYKLGRKLLGFRYLMNVISLDATLIKGSHGRVGTAREYHPVYVSSRNVGNSLVATDVHDQIWNTISAGVLEKQTN from the coding sequence ATGCAAAAGACCGTAGTACTCGACGTTGTGGGATTGTCTTATTCGCTGATTGGCGAACATACTCCCTTTCTGAAACAGTGGTTTGCCAGCAAGCATCAGGCAACAATTGATCCCATGCTCCCGGCGCTGACAACGTCGGTGCAGTCTACGTACGTAACGGGCAAATGGCCAAGCGAAACGGGTATTGTCGGCAATGGCTGGTATGACCGGATCGATTCGGAGGTCAAATTCTGGAAGCAGTCGAATAAACTGGTCGCAGGCGAAAAAATCTGGGAACGGGCACGAAAAGTCGACCCAAATTTCACCGTTTCGAAAATGTTCTGGTGGTACAACATGTACTCTACCGCCGATTTTTCGGCTACACCCCGTCCGCAATATCCGTCTGACGGTCTGAAAATACCAGACTGCTACACGCATCCCGGCGACCTTCGCGATAAACTACAGAAAGAATTAGGTACGTTTCCGTTATTTCAGTTTTGGGGACCCGCAACAACGATTAAATGTACGCGCTGGATTGCCGATGCATCCATGCTTGTCGATCAGTGGCACAACCCGACGCTTACCCTGATTTATTTACCGCATCTGGATTATTGTCTGCAAAAGTTTGGACAGGATTTCTCGAAAATTGCCAATGATCTTCGGGAAATCGATGACGTATGCCGCGACCTGATCAACTATTATGAGAAGCAGAACGCTGAGGTGATTGTGCTTTCGGAATATGGAATTACCAATGTCAGTAAGCCGATTCACATCAATCGAATCCTGCGCGAAGCAGGCATGATTCGTTATCGGGAAGAGCGGGGTTTGGAGATGTTCGATGCCGGAGCGTCGCCCGCGTTTGCTACACCCGATCACCAGATTGCTCATGTCTATATCAATGATCCATCGGTATTTGGCAAAGTCCGGTCATTGCTGGAAAGCACGCCGGGTATCCAGCTTGTATTGGATAAAGAACAGCAAAAGGAATACCATATTGATCACGAACGCTCCGGCGACCTGGTGGTTATGGCTGATGCGGATAGCTGGTTTACCTATTATTACTGGCTCGACGACGCCCGAGCACCCGATTATGCCCGATTAGTAGCCATTCACCAGAAACCGGGCTATGACCCGGTTGAGATGTTTATGGACCAGACAAACCCATTGATAAAACTCAAAGCAGGCTATAAGTTAGGCCGTAAATTACTCGGCTTCCGGTATCTGATGAACGTTATTTCACTCGATGCGACGCTTATCAAAGGTTCGCATGGACGTGTAGGTACAGCGCGTGAGTACCATCCCGTATATGTAAGCAGTCGGAACGTTGGAAATTCATTGGTGGCAACGGATGTACACGATCAGATATGGAATACGATCTCAGCAGGAGTGCTTGAAAAACAGACGAATTAA